One segment of Nocardioides sp. QY071 DNA contains the following:
- the leuS gene encoding leucine--tRNA ligase, translated as MSETAASPEVHYDAHAVEAKWLPVWERLDAFRADDAAVLAGERPKFYGLTMFPYPSGDLHMGHAEVMALHDVLCRYKRFRGFEVLNPMGWDSFGLPAENAAIKNDEHPATYTYANIETQFSSFKKYGLSFDWSRRLHTSDPEYYKWTQWIFLKLREQGLAYRKNSAVNWCPNDQTVLANEQVLADGTCERCGAEVTKKELTQWYFRTTAYAQELYDSLDDLQDSWIPKVVNAQRNWIGRSEGAHVSFDVEGHDPITVFTTRPDTLVGATFMVVAADAKLAQQLVAPERAQALEEYLADVRKASDIDRLATDRPKTGVDLGVSATNPLTGEQIPVWAADYVLADYGTGAIMAVPAHDDRDREFAEKFGLPIVPVYDDEQPYDKAAEVSKAIAAVEASGHGEGTVNFRLRDWLLSRQRYWGAPIPIIHCAACGEVPVPEDQLPVELPELRGADLKPKGTSPLGAATEWVNVSCPTCGGPATRDTDTMDTFVDSSWYFFRYLSPHDSTQAFDPALAKAWGPVDFYLGGSEHAVLHLLYARFFTKAMRDMGLIDWDEPFSAYLSQGTVINNGHKMSKSLGNGVALGAQLDEYGVDAVRLTLVFASPPEDNIDWADVSPAGSAKFLQRAWRLSGDVTSAVDVDVTIGDVGLRKVTHKTVEEAAHLLDSYRFNVVVARTMELVNATRKAIDSGCGPEDPAVREAAETVAILLSLVAPYTAEEMWARLGHEPSVAQAAWPTVDPALLVEDAVTAVVQIQGKVRGRLEVAPDISEADLEAAALADPAVVKAIDGRAVRKVIVRAPKLVNIVV; from the coding sequence GTGAGTGAAACGGCTGCATCCCCCGAGGTCCACTACGACGCGCATGCCGTCGAGGCGAAGTGGCTTCCCGTGTGGGAGCGCCTCGACGCCTTCCGGGCCGACGACGCGGCCGTGCTCGCCGGTGAGAGGCCCAAGTTCTACGGGCTGACGATGTTCCCCTACCCGAGCGGCGACCTGCACATGGGGCACGCCGAGGTGATGGCGCTGCACGACGTCCTGTGCCGCTACAAGAGGTTCCGCGGGTTCGAGGTCCTCAACCCGATGGGCTGGGACTCCTTCGGCCTGCCCGCCGAGAACGCCGCGATCAAGAACGACGAGCACCCGGCGACCTACACCTACGCCAACATCGAGACCCAGTTCTCCTCCTTCAAGAAGTACGGCCTGAGCTTCGACTGGTCGCGCCGCCTGCACACCTCGGACCCCGAGTACTACAAGTGGACCCAGTGGATCTTCCTCAAGCTGCGTGAGCAGGGCCTGGCCTACCGGAAGAACTCGGCCGTCAACTGGTGCCCCAACGACCAGACCGTGCTGGCCAACGAGCAGGTGCTGGCCGACGGCACCTGCGAGCGCTGCGGCGCCGAGGTCACCAAGAAGGAGCTCACGCAGTGGTACTTCCGGACCACCGCCTACGCGCAGGAGCTCTACGACTCGCTCGATGACCTGCAGGACAGCTGGATCCCCAAGGTCGTCAACGCGCAGCGCAACTGGATCGGTCGCTCCGAGGGCGCCCACGTGTCCTTCGACGTCGAGGGCCACGACCCGATCACGGTCTTCACCACGCGTCCCGACACCCTGGTCGGAGCGACCTTCATGGTCGTCGCCGCCGATGCCAAGCTGGCCCAGCAGCTGGTCGCGCCGGAGCGGGCCCAGGCGCTGGAGGAGTACCTCGCCGACGTACGCAAGGCGTCCGACATCGACCGGCTCGCCACCGACCGGCCCAAGACCGGCGTCGACCTGGGCGTGAGCGCCACCAACCCGCTGACCGGCGAGCAGATCCCGGTCTGGGCGGCCGACTACGTGCTGGCCGACTACGGCACCGGCGCGATCATGGCGGTCCCCGCCCACGACGACCGCGACCGCGAGTTCGCCGAGAAGTTCGGGCTCCCGATCGTGCCGGTCTACGACGACGAGCAGCCCTACGACAAGGCCGCCGAGGTGTCGAAGGCGATCGCCGCCGTCGAGGCCAGTGGCCACGGCGAGGGCACCGTCAACTTCCGGCTGCGCGACTGGCTTCTGTCCCGCCAGCGCTACTGGGGCGCGCCGATCCCGATCATCCACTGCGCTGCGTGTGGTGAGGTGCCGGTCCCCGAGGACCAGCTGCCCGTCGAGCTGCCCGAGCTGCGCGGCGCCGACCTCAAGCCCAAGGGCACCTCGCCGCTGGGCGCGGCCACCGAGTGGGTCAACGTCAGCTGCCCGACGTGCGGCGGCCCGGCGACCCGCGACACCGACACCATGGACACCTTCGTGGACTCGTCCTGGTACTTCTTCCGCTACCTCTCGCCCCACGACAGCACCCAGGCCTTCGACCCGGCGCTGGCCAAGGCCTGGGGGCCGGTCGACTTCTACCTCGGCGGCTCCGAGCACGCCGTGCTCCACCTGCTCTACGCGCGCTTCTTCACCAAGGCGATGCGCGACATGGGCCTGATCGACTGGGACGAGCCGTTCTCGGCGTACCTCTCCCAGGGCACCGTCATCAACAACGGCCACAAGATGAGCAAGTCGCTGGGCAACGGCGTCGCGCTGGGCGCCCAGCTCGACGAGTACGGCGTCGACGCGGTCCGGCTCACGCTGGTCTTCGCCAGCCCGCCCGAGGACAACATCGACTGGGCCGACGTGTCGCCGGCCGGCTCGGCGAAGTTCCTGCAGCGTGCGTGGCGGCTGTCCGGCGACGTGACGTCGGCCGTGGACGTGGACGTGACCATCGGTGACGTCGGGCTGCGCAAGGTCACCCACAAGACGGTGGAGGAGGCCGCGCACCTGCTCGACTCCTACCGGTTCAACGTGGTCGTCGCACGCACGATGGAGCTGGTCAACGCGACCCGCAAGGCCATCGACAGCGGGTGCGGTCCCGAGGACCCGGCCGTGCGCGAGGCCGCGGAGACGGTCGCGATCCTGCTGTCCCTGGTAGCGCCGTACACCGCGGAGGAGATGTGGGCCCGGCTCGGCCACGAGCCGTCCGTCGCCCAGGCCGCCTGGCCCACCGTCGACCCCGCCCTGCTGGTCGAGGACGCGGTCACCGCCGTCGTCCAGATCCAGGGCAAGGTCCGCGGCCGCCTGGAGGTCGCGCCCGACATCAGCGAGGCCGACCTCGAGGCCGCGGCGCTCGCCGACCCGGCGGTCGTCAAGGCGATCGACGGGCGTGCGGTGCGCAAGGTGATCGTGCGGGCGCCGAAGCTCGTCAACATCGTCGTCTGA
- a CDS encoding TetR/AcrR family transcriptional regulator, with product MAEADSRRRRIIDATLDVIRDHGLAGTRTLEIARRAGVSTGLVLYHFSTLDGLVAAAMEESEDRYYRSLDDNGADRPAPERLRLLVERSGDPVTGIPAWTLWMEFWVRAMRDPATAALCAGLEARWRATLREVIDQGVREGCFTTAAPADAVLRLSALLDGLSVSATLGDRDVPVETIPRLWLEAAVRELGCAPALLGL from the coding sequence ATGGCTGAGGCGGACTCGCGGCGACGCCGGATCATCGACGCGACCCTCGACGTGATCCGCGACCACGGGCTGGCCGGCACGCGCACGCTCGAGATCGCGCGCCGCGCCGGGGTGAGCACCGGCCTGGTGCTCTACCACTTCAGCACCCTCGACGGCCTGGTCGCGGCCGCGATGGAGGAGTCTGAGGACCGCTACTACCGCAGCCTCGACGACAACGGCGCCGACCGACCCGCCCCCGAGCGGCTGCGGCTGCTCGTCGAGCGCTCCGGTGACCCGGTGACCGGCATCCCCGCGTGGACGCTGTGGATGGAGTTCTGGGTGCGGGCGATGCGCGACCCCGCCACGGCCGCACTGTGTGCCGGCCTGGAGGCGCGGTGGCGCGCCACCCTGCGCGAGGTGATCGACCAGGGCGTGCGGGAGGGCTGCTTCACGACCGCGGCGCCCGCCGACGCCGTCCTGCGGCTGTCGGCTCTGCTCGACGGGCTGTCCGTGTCCGCCACGCTCGGCGACCGCGACGTACCCGTCGAGACCATCCCGCGGCTGTGGCTCGAGGCGGCTGTCCGCGAGCTGGGCTGTGCGCCCGCCCTGCTCGGGCTCTGA
- a CDS encoding DegV family protein, translating to MSIVVVTDSTSTVPAEVAEASGVHVVPLQVVIDDDVYDEGAEEVTPERLAVALKEKRAVSTSRASPAVFADLYDRLAAEGATEIVSIHLSAEVSGTFESALVASRQAPVPVTCVDSRQVGVATGYAVESALDVISRGGTAAEAAEAARARAAGATSLFYVNTLEYLRRGGRVGAAAAVFGGALAVKPLLGIVDGVISPQAKVRTAAKAIARLEALAVEAAGDVPVEVCVAHLAAEERASALAERLAEALGDQVVPARSGEVVRCVELGGVLGAHVGPGMLAICVAPVL from the coding sequence ATGTCGATCGTCGTGGTCACCGACTCCACCTCGACCGTCCCGGCCGAGGTCGCGGAGGCCAGCGGGGTGCACGTCGTACCGCTGCAGGTGGTGATCGACGACGACGTCTACGACGAGGGTGCCGAAGAGGTCACTCCCGAGCGGCTCGCCGTCGCGCTGAAGGAGAAGCGCGCCGTCAGCACCTCGCGGGCCTCGCCCGCGGTGTTCGCGGACCTCTACGACCGCCTCGCCGCCGAGGGCGCGACGGAGATCGTGTCGATCCACCTCTCTGCCGAGGTCAGCGGCACCTTCGAGTCGGCGCTGGTCGCGTCCCGGCAGGCTCCGGTCCCGGTGACCTGCGTCGACTCGCGCCAGGTCGGGGTCGCCACGGGGTACGCCGTCGAGTCGGCCCTCGACGTCATCTCGCGCGGCGGTACGGCCGCCGAGGCCGCCGAGGCGGCGCGGGCCCGGGCCGCCGGTGCGACCTCGCTCTTCTACGTCAACACCCTCGAGTACCTCCGCCGTGGTGGCCGGGTCGGTGCTGCCGCCGCCGTCTTCGGCGGGGCGCTCGCGGTCAAGCCGCTGCTCGGCATCGTCGACGGCGTGATCTCGCCCCAGGCCAAGGTCCGCACCGCAGCCAAGGCGATCGCCCGCCTCGAGGCGCTGGCGGTGGAGGCGGCCGGGGACGTCCCCGTCGAGGTGTGTGTCGCCCACCTCGCCGCCGAGGAGCGGGCCTCCGCGCTGGCCGAGCGGCTCGCCGAGGCGCTGGGCGACCAGGTCGTGCCGGCCCGGTCGGGCGAGGTCGTGCGCTGCGTCGAGCTCGGCGGGGTGCTCGGTGCGCATGTCGGACCGGGGATGCTGGCGATCTGTGTGGCGCCGGTGCTCTGA
- a CDS encoding helix-hairpin-helix domain-containing protein, producing the protein MSVRRSAARPDPPAADAAARRLALIAADLGVAPAATPEAPGDVAEPVEPWWADHTRVADQPDARPSLSLVPQASPASRASRAAAPPEPREAPALPEPGRHAARRRRPRPHPRTVLAPLADRLPALGMAQVAVVALAVALGLAVTTWWVLRDRPEALAPVAAEPTAPLVATPPTAPGATVPSASGAVGAPAPSVGRVTVDVAGEVRRPGIVVLDAGARVTDALAAAGGPRKGVDLTPLNLARVLVDGEQIVVGGPARPQAAPGATGASGTGSGAPPGPLVNLNTAGQAELESLPQVGPVTAQSIIAWRDAHGGFTSVDELLEVDGIGAKTLEQITPHVTV; encoded by the coding sequence ATGTCCGTACGACGCTCCGCCGCCCGCCCCGACCCGCCCGCCGCCGATGCCGCGGCGCGCCGGCTGGCGCTGATCGCCGCCGACCTCGGGGTCGCGCCGGCGGCCACCCCGGAGGCGCCCGGGGACGTGGCCGAGCCGGTCGAGCCCTGGTGGGCCGACCACACCCGGGTGGCCGACCAGCCTGACGCCCGGCCTTCGCTGAGCCTGGTGCCGCAGGCGTCCCCGGCGTCCCGGGCGTCCCGGGCAGCGGCGCCGCCGGAGCCTCGGGAGGCGCCGGCGCTGCCCGAGCCGGGCCGTCACGCAGCCCGCCGCCGACGACCGCGACCCCACCCGCGCACCGTGCTCGCTCCGCTCGCCGACCGGCTCCCCGCCCTCGGGATGGCCCAGGTCGCGGTCGTGGCGCTCGCTGTCGCCCTCGGCCTGGCCGTGACCACCTGGTGGGTGCTGCGCGATCGCCCCGAGGCGCTCGCGCCGGTCGCGGCGGAGCCGACCGCCCCGCTCGTCGCGACCCCACCCACCGCGCCGGGCGCGACGGTCCCGTCCGCCTCGGGTGCTGTGGGTGCGCCGGCCCCGAGTGTGGGGAGGGTGACGGTCGACGTGGCGGGCGAGGTACGGCGGCCCGGGATCGTCGTACTCGATGCGGGGGCGCGGGTGACCGACGCGCTCGCGGCGGCCGGCGGCCCGCGCAAGGGGGTCGACCTGACTCCGCTCAACCTGGCCCGGGTGCTGGTCGACGGCGAGCAGATCGTGGTCGGCGGCCCGGCCCGGCCGCAGGCAGCCCCGGGCGCCACGGGTGCCTCGGGGACCGGGAGCGGTGCGCCGCCCGGCCCGCTGGTCAACCTCAACACCGCCGGTCAGGCCGAGCTCGAGTCCCTGCCCCAGGTCGGCCCAGTCACCGCCCAGTCGATCATCGCCTGGCGCGACGCCCACGGCGGGTTCACCAGCGTCGACGAGCTGCTCGAGGTCGACGGGATCGGCGCCAAGACGCTCGAGCAGATCACCCCGCACGTGACGGTGTGA
- a CDS encoding HPP family protein, which yields MTRYSSAELARGALGALLGIAVAGATARAVPGGPELLPFIVAPMGACAVLLFAVPASPLAQPWPVLGGNLVSTAIGLAAHLVVDDVLLAAAFGVGAAIGAMMLLGCLHPPGGACALLAATATPAIHEQGFLFVLTPVAVNTLVLLLIAIAVNNRSGRRYPHRPAAAAASPAAAALGITTPDVEQAMKRLADRLDVLPADIVSIVRDAETHALDRRLGSIPVSRIMNTDVVVVHPFESIYRARTLLVQRQVKTLPVVDAERHVVGVVSIIDLFTRDIVELESVDSIMRTDVTTIAADTPVADLVPIMTTEGYKNVPVVDDEGRLVGMITRGELIAVLHRALLGAT from the coding sequence GTGACCCGCTACAGCTCCGCCGAGCTCGCCCGCGGCGCGCTCGGCGCCCTGCTCGGGATCGCCGTCGCCGGCGCGACCGCCCGGGCCGTGCCCGGCGGCCCCGAGCTGTTGCCGTTCATCGTGGCGCCGATGGGCGCGTGCGCGGTGCTGCTGTTCGCGGTGCCCGCCAGTCCCCTCGCCCAGCCATGGCCGGTGCTCGGCGGCAACCTGGTCTCGACGGCGATCGGCCTGGCCGCGCACCTGGTCGTGGACGACGTCCTGCTCGCCGCGGCCTTCGGCGTCGGGGCCGCGATCGGCGCGATGATGCTGCTCGGCTGCCTGCACCCGCCCGGGGGCGCGTGCGCGCTGCTGGCCGCCACCGCCACCCCCGCCATCCACGAGCAGGGGTTCCTCTTCGTCCTCACGCCGGTGGCCGTGAACACGCTCGTGCTGCTGCTGATCGCGATCGCGGTGAACAACCGGAGCGGGCGGAGGTACCCGCACCGGCCGGCCGCGGCCGCCGCCTCCCCCGCCGCCGCGGCCCTCGGCATCACCACGCCCGACGTCGAGCAGGCGATGAAGCGCCTCGCCGACCGGCTCGACGTACTGCCCGCCGACATCGTCTCGATCGTGCGCGACGCCGAGACCCACGCCCTCGACCGGCGGCTCGGCTCGATCCCGGTCTCGCGGATCATGAACACCGACGTCGTGGTCGTGCACCCCTTCGAGTCGATCTACCGCGCCCGGACCCTGCTCGTGCAGCGCCAGGTCAAGACCCTGCCGGTCGTCGACGCCGAACGGCACGTGGTCGGGGTGGTCTCGATCATCGACCTGTTCACCCGCGACATCGTCGAGCTGGAGTCGGTCGACTCGATCATGCGGACCGACGTCACCACCATCGCCGCCGACACCCCCGTTGCCGACCTGGTCCCGATCATGACGACCGAGGGGTACAAGAACGTCCCCGTGGTCGACGACGAGGGCCGGCTCGTCGGCATGATCACCCGCGGCGAGCTGATCGCCGTGCTGCACCGCGCGCTCCTCGGCGCCACCTGA
- a CDS encoding ComEC/Rec2 family competence protein has protein sequence MPALGAAAWLGGIAAQQSGRIAYAGLAGLGLLVWVLAPRLPPGGLRLLLATLVIAGAATTGTVLRHDAVRASPLHDLAAERATADLVGTVVSDPRQITGRAGPQVVVRLRAREVTSRGHRLRTGGSIVVIGTPGWTTAELGSRVIAEGRLAASDDPGTAALLTGARDPVRIRGPDPWWRASAAVRTSIRRAVAHRPPDQAGLVPALVDGDDAGLPDAVERDFRTTGLTHLTAVSGTNLTLVVGSLLLLARAAGVRRRWLAVVGLAGIVGFVLLARTEPSVLRAAVMGTVGLFAFGPDGRRRGLRALGVAVAGLVLVQPDLAVAAGFALSVLATAGIVLLGPPLARSLARWLPRGVAEAVAVPTAAQLACTPVIAGLSGQVSLVAIGANLLAGPAVGPATVLGLTGGLVGLVWPWAGRWCGTAAGWSVGWIIAVAEHAAALPGAAIGWGSGTLAVGALAVLCLLLGIALPRLVRYRAAGAALVALLLLVVLGVPGRLWSAASGAWPPPGWVLVACDVGQGDALALAVGRRSAIVVDAGPDPRAVDRCLDRLGVEQVPLLVLTHFHADHVDGIAGVLDGRSVAAVETTALADPPGGVRLVRRAAAAAGVPVATAAYGLTRRIGEATLQVLHPELPGAMVDGPGDGSTANDASVVLLVEVAGVRLLLTGDLEPPGQAEVAGLVGDLDIDVLKVPHHGSSHQDLDWLTDLRPEVALVSVGADNDYGHPSPEVVRGLEAAGAEVLRTDRDGDIAVVGDSSGGVRATTRQ, from the coding sequence ATGCCCGCGCTGGGTGCCGCGGCGTGGCTGGGCGGCATCGCCGCGCAGCAGTCCGGACGGATCGCGTACGCCGGACTCGCCGGACTCGGTCTCCTCGTCTGGGTGCTCGCCCCACGCCTGCCGCCCGGCGGGCTCCGGCTGCTGCTCGCCACCCTGGTGATCGCGGGTGCCGCGACCACCGGCACGGTGCTGCGCCACGATGCCGTCCGCGCCTCGCCGCTGCACGACCTGGCCGCCGAGCGTGCCACGGCCGACCTGGTCGGCACCGTCGTCTCCGATCCCCGGCAGATCACCGGGCGGGCAGGGCCGCAGGTCGTGGTCCGGCTCCGGGCGCGGGAGGTGACCTCGCGCGGCCACCGGTTGCGCACCGGCGGCAGCATCGTCGTCATCGGCACTCCGGGCTGGACCACGGCCGAGCTGGGCTCGCGGGTGATCGCCGAGGGCCGGCTCGCCGCCTCCGACGACCCGGGCACGGCAGCGCTGCTCACCGGTGCCCGCGACCCGGTGCGGATCCGGGGTCCCGATCCCTGGTGGCGGGCGTCCGCGGCGGTGCGTACGTCGATCCGGCGTGCGGTCGCGCACCGTCCGCCCGACCAGGCGGGACTCGTGCCGGCGCTGGTCGACGGCGACGACGCCGGGCTGCCGGACGCGGTCGAGCGGGACTTCCGCACGACCGGCCTCACGCACCTGACCGCCGTCAGCGGGACCAACCTGACGCTGGTGGTCGGCTCGCTGCTGCTGCTCGCCCGAGCGGCCGGGGTCCGCCGGCGGTGGCTGGCCGTGGTCGGCCTGGCAGGCATCGTCGGGTTCGTGCTGCTGGCCCGCACCGAGCCGAGCGTGCTCCGTGCGGCGGTGATGGGGACGGTCGGGCTGTTCGCCTTCGGCCCCGACGGCCGGCGGCGGGGCCTGCGCGCCCTCGGGGTCGCGGTGGCCGGCCTGGTCCTGGTGCAGCCGGACCTGGCCGTGGCGGCCGGCTTCGCACTCTCGGTGCTGGCCACCGCGGGGATCGTGCTGCTCGGTCCGCCGCTCGCGCGGTCCCTGGCGCGGTGGCTGCCACGAGGTGTGGCCGAGGCAGTTGCGGTGCCGACCGCGGCCCAGCTGGCGTGCACCCCGGTCATCGCCGGCCTGTCGGGGCAGGTGAGCCTGGTGGCGATCGGCGCCAACCTGTTGGCGGGACCGGCCGTGGGACCGGCAACGGTGCTCGGCCTAACGGGCGGCCTGGTCGGGCTGGTGTGGCCGTGGGCGGGGCGGTGGTGCGGCACCGCCGCGGGCTGGAGCGTCGGCTGGATCATCGCCGTCGCCGAGCATGCCGCCGCCCTGCCCGGCGCCGCCATCGGCTGGGGGAGCGGGACGCTGGCGGTCGGGGCGCTCGCGGTGCTCTGCCTGCTGCTGGGGATCGCGCTGCCACGGCTGGTGCGGTACCGCGCCGCCGGGGCGGCCCTGGTCGCCCTGTTGCTGCTCGTCGTGCTCGGGGTGCCCGGCCGGCTCTGGTCGGCCGCCTCGGGGGCGTGGCCGCCACCGGGTTGGGTGCTGGTGGCCTGCGACGTCGGGCAGGGCGACGCCCTCGCGCTCGCGGTCGGTCGCCGCTCCGCGATCGTGGTCGACGCCGGACCCGACCCGCGAGCGGTCGACCGCTGCCTGGACAGGCTGGGCGTCGAGCAGGTGCCGCTGCTCGTGCTCACCCACTTCCACGCCGACCACGTCGACGGCATCGCGGGAGTCCTCGACGGGCGGAGCGTGGCAGCCGTCGAGACCACGGCCCTGGCCGACCCGCCGGGCGGGGTGCGGCTGGTGCGGCGTGCGGCGGCCGCTGCGGGCGTGCCGGTGGCGACGGCGGCGTACGGTCTCACGCGGCGGATCGGCGAGGCCACCCTCCAGGTGCTCCACCCCGAGCTACCCGGCGCGATGGTCGACGGTCCCGGCGACGGCAGCACCGCCAACGACGCGAGCGTGGTGCTGCTGGTCGAGGTGGCCGGCGTGCGGCTGCTGCTGACCGGTGACCTCGAGCCACCCGGGCAGGCCGAGGTGGCCGGGCTCGTGGGCGACCTGGACATCGACGTGCTGAAGGTGCCGCACCACGGCAGCTCCCACCAGGACCTGGACTGGCTGACCGACCTACGTCCCGAGGTGGCGCTGGTGTCGGTGGGCGCCGACAACGACTACGGCCACCCGTCGCCGGAGGTGGTGCGGGGTCTGGAGGCGGCCGGGGCGGAGGTGCTGCGGACCGACCGCGACGGCGACATCGCGGTGGTCGGCGACAGTTCCGGCGGGGTGCGGGCGACCACCCGGCAGTGA
- the holA gene encoding DNA polymerase III subunit delta — MRAEDVLGRVILVTGKEEFLGARTVDEVRAAVRAHDAEAEFADSSASDLTLATLGEMAAPSLFSAVRCVVVRGLENLPDESVEGLLGYAAAPVEDVALVLVHGGGQKGSGVLTKLRKLKAVSEHKSEELKPSDFPAFVANEIRRHGATIDREAADVLIEAIGRDLRSLAGAAHQLTSDFPGERISEEQVRRYFGGRAEAKSFAVADAAFAGRDRVALEELRWALDAGTAAVLITSAFAGSARGLARMVSAPRGMRDADLAREVGVPPWKLRSLRDQARGWTDVGLARAIRAVAQADADIKGAASDASYALERLVLTVTALRQR, encoded by the coding sequence ATGCGGGCCGAGGACGTGCTGGGGCGGGTCATCCTGGTCACCGGCAAGGAGGAGTTCCTCGGTGCCCGGACCGTCGACGAGGTCAGGGCGGCGGTGCGCGCGCACGACGCCGAGGCCGAGTTCGCCGACAGCTCCGCGTCCGACCTGACCCTCGCGACGCTCGGCGAGATGGCGGCGCCGTCGCTGTTCTCCGCGGTGCGTTGCGTGGTGGTCCGCGGCCTGGAGAACCTGCCGGACGAGTCGGTCGAGGGCCTGCTGGGCTACGCCGCCGCGCCGGTCGAGGACGTGGCGCTCGTGCTCGTCCACGGGGGCGGTCAGAAGGGCAGCGGCGTGCTGACCAAGCTGCGCAAGCTGAAGGCCGTCTCCGAGCACAAGTCCGAGGAGCTCAAGCCGTCGGACTTCCCGGCCTTCGTGGCCAACGAGATACGCCGCCACGGCGCGACCATCGACCGGGAGGCGGCCGACGTCCTGATCGAGGCGATCGGTCGCGACCTCCGCTCACTGGCCGGCGCCGCCCACCAGCTCACCAGCGACTTCCCGGGGGAGCGGATCAGCGAGGAGCAGGTCCGCCGCTACTTCGGCGGCCGCGCCGAGGCGAAGTCCTTCGCTGTGGCCGACGCCGCCTTCGCCGGCCGCGACCGGGTCGCGCTGGAGGAGCTGCGCTGGGCCCTCGACGCGGGGACGGCCGCCGTGCTCATCACCTCCGCCTTCGCCGGGAGCGCCCGCGGCCTGGCCCGGATGGTCAGTGCCCCGCGCGGCATGCGCGACGCCGACCTGGCTCGCGAGGTCGGCGTCCCGCCGTGGAAGCTGCGCTCGCTGCGCGACCAGGCCCGCGGCTGGACCGACGTCGGCCTGGCCCGCGCCATCCGTGCCGTCGCCCAGGCCGACGCCGACATCAAGGGCGCGGCCAGCGACGCGTCGTACGCCCTCGAGCGCCTGGTCCTGACCGTCACCGCTCTCCGCCAGCGTTGA
- the rpsT gene encoding 30S ribosomal protein S20 — MANIKSQIKRNKQNEKRHERNKAVKSGLKTAIRKFREAAEAGDKDAAVALGREATKKLDKAASKGVIHKNQAANRKSSIAKQAASL, encoded by the coding sequence GTGGCGAACATCAAGAGCCAGATCAAGCGCAACAAGCAGAACGAGAAGCGTCACGAGCGCAACAAGGCCGTCAAGTCCGGCCTGAAGACCGCGATCCGCAAGTTCCGCGAGGCCGCCGAGGCCGGCGACAAGGACGCCGCCGTCGCGCTGGGCCGCGAGGCCACCAAGAAGCTCGACAAGGCCGCCTCCAAGGGCGTCATCCACAAGAACCAGGCCGCGAACCGCAAGTCGTCGATCGCGAAGCAGGCCGCCTCTCTCTGA
- a CDS encoding TetR/AcrR family transcriptional regulator — protein MADPVKTQSLRTARVLENEERILRAAHRLFVQQGYRATTLTAVAEEAGVASRTVYVRFGTKAAVLKRVIDMAVVGDLAPVDVRGRDWFRTATSAATLAERIAAFTRGGARLARSAADVVAVSREAEPTEPLLAEQAHAGRAATYDAVRTFWTRAQEDGLLPPTCDLAWLVRTTALAAHIDTYLLLREMEPGAEEAYETWLTTTFERALRGADGG, from the coding sequence ATGGCCGATCCTGTCAAGACCCAGAGCCTCCGCACTGCGCGCGTCCTCGAGAACGAGGAGCGGATCCTGCGCGCGGCGCACCGCCTGTTCGTCCAGCAGGGCTACCGCGCCACGACGCTGACCGCCGTCGCCGAGGAGGCCGGCGTCGCCTCGCGCACGGTCTACGTCCGCTTCGGCACCAAGGCCGCCGTCCTCAAACGGGTGATCGACATGGCCGTCGTCGGCGACCTCGCGCCCGTCGACGTGCGCGGCCGCGACTGGTTCCGGACCGCGACCTCGGCCGCCACTCTCGCCGAGCGGATCGCCGCCTTCACCCGGGGCGGGGCTCGCCTGGCCAGGTCCGCGGCCGACGTGGTCGCCGTGTCCCGCGAGGCCGAGCCCACCGAGCCGCTGCTGGCCGAGCAGGCGCACGCGGGCCGGGCGGCGACGTACGACGCGGTCCGCACCTTCTGGACCCGGGCCCAGGAGGACGGGCTGCTGCCCCCCACGTGTGACCTCGCCTGGCTCGTGCGGACGACGGCGCTCGCCGCGCACATCGACACCTACCTCCTGCTGCGCGAGATGGAGCCGGGTGCCGAGGAGGCCTACGAGACCTGGCTCACGACCACCTTCGAGCGAGCGCTGCGCGGTGCCGACGGGGGCTGA